A single region of the Gracilibacillus caseinilyticus genome encodes:
- a CDS encoding YktB family protein: MTFRGFSKNDFATFQLEGLDERMEAIQDHIQPKFRDIYEAIEGDLKALAGHDMHLHIARHARRTVNPPKDTWSAYCHDKRGYKKHPHFQVGLWDDHVFIWLAFIYELPHKQQIAEKFLKELEDIENTVPEYFDISLDHMKNKSSKLSEVNLQDGLERFKKVKKSECLIGRCIDADDPLLQDADGFIETVRDTISTLAPLYRSSMNV, from the coding sequence ATGACGTTCCGTGGATTTAGCAAAAATGATTTTGCAACATTTCAATTAGAAGGTCTTGACGAAAGAATGGAAGCGATCCAAGACCATATTCAGCCAAAGTTCAGAGACATTTACGAAGCAATAGAAGGAGATTTAAAAGCGTTAGCAGGGCATGACATGCACCTTCATATTGCCAGACATGCAAGGCGAACCGTCAATCCTCCAAAAGACACATGGTCAGCGTACTGTCATGATAAAAGAGGATATAAGAAACATCCACATTTTCAAGTAGGATTATGGGATGATCATGTTTTTATCTGGTTAGCATTTATTTATGAATTACCACATAAACAACAGATTGCTGAGAAATTTTTGAAAGAGCTAGAGGATATCGAAAATACGGTACCAGAGTATTTTGATATTTCACTGGATCATATGAAGAACAAATCAAGCAAACTAAGTGAGGTTAATTTACAAGACGGTTTAGAGCGATTTAAAAAAGTAAAAAAAAGTGAATGTCTTATCGGAAGATGTATTGATGCTGACGATCCATTACTTCAGGATGCTGATGGATTTATTGAGACGGTTCGAGATACCATAAGTACTCTTGCACCACTTTATCGCTCGTCAATGAATGTATAG
- a CDS encoding UPF0223 family protein, with the protein MNYSYPIDETWTTAEIVDVVNYFSLIEKAYEKGVLKQDLVAAYNRYKEIVPSKSEEKQLDKQFEKQSGYTPFRVIKKAKDLGNQDTIKM; encoded by the coding sequence ATGAATTACAGTTATCCGATTGATGAAACGTGGACGACAGCGGAAATTGTAGATGTCGTCAATTACTTTTCTTTAATAGAAAAAGCATATGAAAAAGGTGTACTTAAACAAGATCTTGTAGCTGCATATAATCGCTACAAGGAAATTGTTCCATCAAAAAGTGAAGAAAAACAACTAGATAAACAATTTGAAAAGCAGTCAGGATATACACCATTTCGTGTCATTAAAAAGGCGAAAGATCTTGGTAATCAAGACACGATTAAAATGTGA
- a CDS encoding aminotransferase class I/II-fold pyridoxal phosphate-dependent enzyme produces the protein MNQSDTPLFSGLIQHTRKNPTAFHIPGHKGGKGIDPEFLEYIGHNALAIDLINIEPLDDLHHPKGMIKDAQDLAADAFGADHTFFSVQGTSGAIMTMILSVCEPGDKIIVPRNIHKSVTSALIFSGAIPIFIHPEIDHELGISHGITPNAVNKALHAHPDAKAVLVINPTYFGISADLKEIVRISHEHNIPVLVDEAHGVHIHFHDKLPLSAMQAGADMAATSVHKLGGSMTQSSVLNVREGLINHERVQTVMSMLTTTSTSYILLASLDVARKRLYQHGEQLLHDVLHLADITRNRINQMENLYCPGEEILGTEATYDYDPTKIIISVKDLGITGHDAEVWLRDHYNIEVELSDMYNILCILTTADTEEDIDYLLQALSALAKSYRQTANQRAVHVSIPEIPLLAVSPREAFYADFEIITLADSAGRISAESIMIYPPGIPIFIPGEIISEDNLQYIFKNVASGLPVQGLQDETLATIRVLKERVAFK, from the coding sequence ATGAATCAATCAGATACACCACTTTTTAGTGGATTAATACAACATACTAGAAAAAATCCAACTGCTTTTCATATTCCAGGTCATAAAGGTGGCAAAGGTATTGACCCTGAATTCCTAGAGTACATTGGTCACAATGCTTTAGCGATCGACCTGATTAATATAGAACCTTTAGACGATCTGCATCACCCTAAAGGAATGATAAAGGATGCACAAGATTTAGCGGCAGATGCCTTTGGTGCAGACCACACGTTTTTCTCTGTTCAAGGAACAAGTGGCGCGATTATGACAATGATCTTAAGTGTTTGTGAGCCTGGCGATAAAATTATTGTACCTAGAAATATTCACAAATCGGTAACTTCCGCATTGATTTTCTCAGGTGCGATTCCAATTTTTATCCATCCTGAAATCGACCATGAACTCGGTATTTCACACGGCATTACTCCAAACGCAGTTAATAAGGCATTGCATGCACATCCAGATGCAAAAGCAGTATTAGTTATTAATCCCACTTATTTCGGTATTTCTGCTGATCTTAAAGAAATTGTACGGATATCACATGAACATAACATACCTGTTCTCGTTGATGAAGCACATGGTGTGCACATTCATTTTCATGATAAGCTGCCACTTTCCGCCATGCAAGCAGGCGCTGATATGGCTGCTACTAGTGTTCATAAATTAGGTGGGTCCATGACGCAAAGCTCTGTCTTAAATGTAAGAGAAGGACTGATCAATCATGAAAGAGTACAAACTGTCATGTCCATGTTAACAACAACATCGACTTCATATATTTTGCTTGCCTCATTAGATGTCGCAAGAAAGAGGCTATATCAGCATGGCGAACAATTGTTACATGATGTCCTCCATTTAGCTGACATTACAAGAAACAGAATAAATCAAATGGAGAATCTTTATTGTCCTGGTGAAGAAATTTTGGGAACAGAGGCAACCTATGACTATGATCCAACCAAAATTATCATATCGGTTAAAGATCTAGGTATTACTGGTCACGATGCAGAAGTTTGGTTACGGGATCATTACAACATAGAAGTAGAACTATCGGACATGTACAATATTTTATGCATTTTAACTACGGCTGATACCGAAGAAGATATAGATTATTTGTTACAAGCTTTGTCTGCTTTAGCTAAGTCCTATCGACAGACTGCAAATCAGCGTGCAGTACATGTTTCGATCCCAGAAATTCCGCTGTTAGCCGTAAGTCCACGAGAAGCGTTTTATGCAGATTTTGAAATCATTACACTTGCTGATTCAGCAGGCAGAATAAGTGCAGAATCAATCATGATCTATCCACCGGGAATTCCAATTTTTATTCCAGGTGAAATTATTTCAGAAGACAATCTGCAATATATTTTTAAAAATGTTGCATCAGGGCTGCCTGTGCAAGGTTTGCAAGATGAAACCTTAGCTACCATTCGAGTATTAAAAGAACGCGTTGCATTTAAATAA
- a CDS encoding polysaccharide deacetylase family protein — MLKKYITVLLFGLLLFIVACGDDQNQGNDGNGENEDQAIETGNESDNTGDDEAEDDSEQTSNQLNTDDNGSNSGDSSENTEEVEKEEEQPKEKLYKVTENWNLEPLKEGTNEKVVLLTIDDAPEEHAVKMAKTLKELNAPAVFFVNGHFLESEEGKDDLKQIYEMGFTIGNHTYNHQQLSVVNEEKQKTEILELSQLVEEITGEKPKFFRAPHGDNTDFAKQYVKEQGMLLMNWTYGYDYFEPYMDQEKLTKAMVSGEAPEIGIDYSLLKPGAILLMHDRDWTTAALKDIVTGLRDKGYEMADPETIQLPE, encoded by the coding sequence GTGTTAAAAAAATACATAACAGTTTTGCTTTTTGGTTTGCTCTTATTTATCGTCGCTTGTGGTGATGATCAAAATCAGGGAAATGATGGAAATGGAGAGAATGAGGACCAAGCTATCGAGACAGGGAATGAATCAGATAACACTGGCGACGATGAGGCAGAAGATGATTCTGAACAAACCTCAAACCAGCTAAATACTGATGATAACGGAAGCAACTCGGGAGATTCAAGTGAAAATACTGAAGAAGTAGAAAAGGAAGAAGAACAGCCTAAGGAAAAACTATATAAAGTAACAGAGAACTGGAATTTAGAGCCGCTTAAAGAAGGTACTAATGAAAAAGTGGTGTTACTAACGATCGATGATGCACCAGAAGAACATGCGGTGAAAATGGCTAAAACTTTAAAAGAATTGAATGCTCCCGCGGTCTTTTTTGTGAATGGTCATTTTCTTGAATCTGAAGAAGGTAAAGATGATTTAAAACAAATCTATGAAATGGGATTTACCATAGGGAACCATACATATAATCATCAACAGTTATCAGTGGTGAATGAAGAAAAGCAAAAAACAGAAATTTTGGAACTGAGCCAATTAGTAGAAGAAATCACTGGAGAAAAACCTAAATTCTTTAGAGCTCCTCATGGTGATAATACGGATTTTGCCAAACAATATGTAAAAGAACAAGGTATGTTATTAATGAATTGGACTTACGGTTACGATTACTTTGAACCATACATGGATCAAGAAAAATTGACGAAGGCGATGGTGTCTGGTGAAGCACCGGAAATAGGTATTGATTATTCCTTGCTAAAACCTGGTGCTATTTTATTAATGCACGATAGAGATTGGACAACGGCAGCGTTAAAAGATATCGTGACAGGCTTACGAGACAAAGGATATGAAATGGCTGATCCAGAAACAATTCAATTACCAGAATAA